One Takifugu rubripes chromosome 2, fTakRub1.2, whole genome shotgun sequence genomic region harbors:
- the dicer1 gene encoding endoribonuclease Dicer isoform X2, with protein MTCHIFLYILKRQILLLSKINLVVFDDCHLAIADHPYCEIMKYFEGVTNSPRILGLTASILNGKCDPSELEEKIQNLERTLKSNAETATDLVVLDRYASQPREMVLDCGPYVDKSGLCSRLQAELDEALRFLGDCNICVTREDHNPTFISKQVLADCLAVLQVLGPWCADKAAGIMVRELQKYIKHEQEELSRKFLLFTDTILRKVHALCEEHFSPTSLDLKFVTPKVLRLLEILREYKPFERQQFESVEWYNNRNQDNYVSWSDSEDEDEDEDVEAKERPEANFPSPFTNILCGIIFVERRYTAVVLNRLIKEAGKQDPELAYISSNFITGHSIGKYQLRNKQMEVEFRKQEEVLRKFRAHETNLLIATSIVEEGVDIPKCNLVVRFDLPTEYRSYVQSKGRARAPVSNYIMLADSERTKVFKEDLSTYKAIEKILRNKCSKSVEVSEFEVEQVFDDDYIIPPYVLRSEDGGPRVTVNTAIGHINRYCARLPSDPFTHLAPKCKTVEIQSGLFQSRLYLPINSPLRIPVKGPIMNCIRLAEKAVALLCCEKLHKIGELDDHLMPVGKETVKYEEELDLHDEEETSVPGRPGSTKRRQCYPKAIPECLWDSYAVLDQIYYLYVIGMVLTTPLPDELNFRRRKLYPPEDTTRCFGILTAKPIPQIPHFPVYTRSGEVTISIELQKSGFSLTAAQLDLITRLHHYIFSHILRLEKPALEFKPLQADSAYCVLPLNIVGNSNTLDMDFQFMEDIEKSEARTGIPTTQYTKQNPFSFKLEDYQDAVIIPRYRNFDQPHRFYVADVYTDLTPLSKFPSPEYETFAEYYKTKYNLDLTNLNQPLLDVDHTSSRLNLLTPRHLNQKGKALPLSSAEKRKAKWESLQNKQILVPELCAIHPIPASLWRKAVCLPSILYRLHCLLTAEELRAQTAIEAGVGARTLPPDFRYPNLDFGWKRSIDGKTFQSSPECFSKDAEDPCKDQVTRSLSSPTTKSPCEPAEATCVMNSINSTARLACDDGRLNTEHLHQYENCQTSKSSTPVLQSPESIQRATSVCMQPSYSSQELSSSPQLRSDEHATGRTSDHNDKATSVCAWEAAAVSVLTAPCFDPRIAAQHRSESGDKSLGPNPGLILQALTLSNASDGFNLERLEMLGDSFLKHAITTYLFCTYPDAHEGRLSYMRSKKVSNCNLYRLGKKKGLPSRMVVSIFDPPVNWLPPGYIVNQEKSNNDKLDCAETKEENLSNGQSGNDYNEEEEEVEELEDELMLKDEPKDDVNMEEDLEYYKEHIKFIDNMLLGSGAFGKKISLSAFPPHLSPSSGSSPLLESSYEWKANKKSLHPTTVPYHTESVSSGPSAEEFDYSSWDAMCYLDPSKAGDEEDFVVGFWNPSEENLGVDLGKQTISYDLHTEQCIADKSIADCVEALLGCYLTSCGERAAQMFLCSLGLKVLPLEEGVVTGPRRSHGTTAVDLCYGWLKIPPRSMLDHPDAEHTLHHLISGFENFERKINYTFQNKAYLLQAFTHASYHYNTITDCYQRLEFLGDAILDYLITKHLYEDPRQHSPGVLTDLRSALVNNTIFASLAVKYDYHKYFKAISPELFHVIDDFVQFQLEKNEMQGMDSELRRSEEDEEKEEDIEVPKAMGDIFESLAGAIYMDSRMSLETVWQIYYPMMRPLIEKFSANVPRSPVRELLEMEPETAKFSPAERTYDGKVRVTVEVVGKGKFKGVGRSYRIAKSAAARRALRSLKANQPQVQMS; from the exons ATGACCTGCCAcatatttttgtacattttgaaAAGGCAAATCCTGCTTTTGTCTAAAATCAACCTGGTGGTGTTTGACGACTGTCACCTGGCCATCGCTGACCATCCCTACTGTGAGATAATGAAG TATTTTGAGGGTGTTACCAACAGCCCTCGCATTTTGGGCCTGACCGCTTCCATTTTGAATGGAAAGTGCGACCCGTCAGAACTAGAGGAAAAGATCCAGAATCTGGAGAGGACCCTGAAGAGCAACGCTGAAACGGCCACTGATCTTGTGGTCCTGGACAG ATACGCGTCCCAGCCCAGGGAGATGGTTCTGGACTGTGGCCCTTATGTTGACAAGAGTGGCCTCTGCTCCCGGCTGCAGGCTGAACTGGACGAAGCTTTACGGTTCCTGGGTGACTGCAACATCTGCGTGACCAGAGAGGACCACAACCCCACCTTCATCTCCAAACAA GTTTTGGCCGACTGCTTGGCTGTACTGCAGGTGCTTGGGCCCTGGTGTGCAGACAAGGCGGCTGGCATCATGGTACGAGAGCTTCAAAAGTACATCAAAcatgagcaggaggagctcagtCGCAAATTCCTGCTCTTCACCGACACAATCCTGCGCAAAGTTCATGCCCTTTGCGAGGAGCAtttctcccccacctctctggaCCTCAAGTTTGTGACCCCAAAGGTCCTCCGGCTGCTGGAGATCTTGCGAGAGTACAAGCCTTTTGAGCGGCAGCAGTTTGAAAGTGTGGAGTGGTACAACAACCGGAATCAGGACAACTATGTCTCCTGGAGCGActctgaggatgaggatgaagatgaggacgtTGAGGCCAAAGAGAGGCCTGAAGCCAATTTCCCTTCACCCTTCACGAACATCCTCTGTGGCATTATCTTTGTGGAGAGGCGGTACACCGCCGTTGTCCTAAACCG GCTTATCaaagaggcaggaaaacaggacCCGGAGTTGGCTTATATCAGCAGCAACTTCATCACCGGCCACAGCATTGGCAAATACCAGCTCCGGAACAAGCAGATGGAAGTGGAgttcaggaaacaggaagag GTCCTCCGCAAATTCCGAGCGCACGAAACCAACCTACTGATTGCCACAAGCATCGTTGAGGAAGGCGTGGACATTCCCAAGTGTAACCTGGTGGTGCGCTTCGACCTGCCTACAGAGTACAGGTCCTATGTCCAGTCCAAAGGCAGAGCCCGGGCGCCGGTGTCCAACTACATCATGCTGGCTGACAGTGAGAGGACCAAGGTCTTTAAAGAAGATCTCAGTACCTACAAAGCCATAGAGAAG ATCTTAAGAAACAAGTGTTCCAAGTCAGTGGAAGTGAGCGAGTTTGAGGTGGAGCAAGTGTTCGACGATGACTACATCATCCCCCCATACGTTCTCCGTTCTGAGGACGGAGGACCCCGAGTCACCGTCAACACAGCCATTGGGCACATTAACAG GTATTGTGCGAGGCTTCCCAGCGATCCATTCACACACCTGGCACCCAAGTGTAAAACTGTGGAAATACAGAGCGGGCTCTTCCAGTCCAGGCTGTACTTGCCCATCAATTCCCCTCTGCGAATCCCCGTTAAG GGCCCCATCATGAACTGTATCAGGCTGGCCGAGAAAGCAGTCGCACTCTTGTGCTGTGAGAAACTCCACAAAATAG GGGAACTGGATGATCACCTGATGCCTGTGGGAAAAGAGACGGTGAAgtatgaggaggagctggaccttCACGATGAGGAGGAGACCAGTGTACCAGGCAGGCCTGGTTCCACCAAAAGGAGGCAGTGCTACCCGAAAGCA atccCTGAGTGTCTATGGGACAGTTATGCTGTGCTGGATCAGATATACTACCTGTATGTGATTGGAATGGTCCTCACCACCCCTCTACCAGATGAGCTCAACTTCCGCCGCAGGAAGCTCTACCCGCCCGAGGACACCACCAGGTGCTTTGGGATCCTCACAGCCAAACCGATACCTCAG ATCCCGCATTTTCCAGTGTACACCCGCTCCGGTGAGGTGACCATCTCCATTGAGCTGCAGAAATCTGGCTTCTCGCTCACTGCAGCTCAGCTGGACCTCATCACGCGCCTGCACCATTACATCTTTTCTCACATCCTGCGGCTGGAGAAACCTGCACTGGAGTTCAAGCCCTTGCAGGCCGACTCGGCATATTGTGTCTTACCTCTAAACATTG TTGGGAACTCCAACACACTAGACATGGACTTTCAGTTCATGGAAGACATTGAAAAGTCTGAGGCCCGTACTGGCATTCCTACTACACAGTACACCAAGCAGAATCCCTTCAGCTTCAAGCTGGAGGACTACCAGGATGCTGTCATTATTCCAAG gtaTCGCAACTTCGACCAGCCTCATCGCTTCTATGTTGCTGATGTGTATACAGACCTGACGCCGCTCAGCAAGTTCCCTTCCCCGGAATACGAGACATTTGCAGAGTACTACAAAACCAAGTACAACCTGGACCTCACCAACCTGAATCAACCACTCCTGGATGTGGACCACACCTCTTCCAG GCTGAACCTGCTAACCCCCCGACACTTGAACCAGAAGGGCAAAGCTTTGCCTCTCAGCAGTGCAGAAAAGAGGAAGGCAAAGTGGGAAAGCCTCCAAAACAAACAG ATCCTAGTTCCAGAACTCTGCGCTATCCACCCCATCCCCGCCTCCCTGTGGAGGAAGGCCGTGTGTCTGCCTAGCATCCTCTACCGCCTCCACTGCCTGCTGACCGCCGAAGAGCTTCGAGCTCAGACGGCTATTGAGGCTGGAGTGGGAGCACGGACCCTACCCCCAGACTTCAG ATATCCAAACCTTGACTTTGGCTGGAAGAGGTCGATTGATGGTAAAACCTTCCAGTCCTCTCCTGAGTGCTTCAGCAAGGATGCTGAAGATCCCTGTAAAGACCAGGTGACTCGATCCCTCAGCTCCCCCACCACCAAGTCTCCCTGTGAGCCAGCAGAAGCTACTTGTGTGATGAACTCAATCAATAGCACTGCCCGATTAGCCTGTGATGACGGCCGCCTCAACACTGAGCACCTTCACCAATATGAGAATTGCCAAACCTCCAAGTCCAGCACACCTGTACTGCAGAGCCCAGAATCCATACAAAGAGCTACCTCAGTCTGCATGCAGCCTTCTTACAGCTCACAAGAGCTCAGTTCCAGTCCTCAGCTACGGAGTGATGAACATGCGACTGGGAGGACCTCGGACCACAACGATAAAGCTACCTCAGTCTGCGCTTGGGAAGCCGCTGCCGTCAGTGTTCTCACTGCACCTTGTTTTGATCCGCGCATTGCCGCTCAACACAGATCTGAGTCTGGAGACAAAAGCCTGGGGCCCAACCCGGGTCTCATCCTGCAGGCCTTAACTCTGTCTAATGCCAGCGACGGCTTTAACCTGGAGCGGCTGGAGATGCTCGGGGACTCGTTCCTAAAACACGCCATCACCACATACCTTTTCTGTACCTACCCCGACGCTCACGAAGGACGTCTCAGCTATATGCGCAGCAAGAAG GTGAGCAACTGTAACCTGTACCGCCTGGGCAAGAAGAAGGGGCTTCCCAGCAGGATGGTTGTGTCCATCTTTGACCCCCCAGTTAACTGGCTTCCTCCAGGCTACATCGTCAACCAAGAAAAGAGCAATAACGACAAACTGGACTGTGCAGAG acCAAGGAGGAGAATCTGTCCAATGGGCAGTCAGGAAATGACTacaatgaggaagaggaggaggttgaggagctggaggatgagCTGATGCTCAAGGATGAGCCAAAAGATGATGTCAACATGGAAGAGGACCTGGAGTACTACAAAGAGCACATCAAGTTCATTGACAACATGTTGTTGGGATCTGGTGCGTTTGGTAAGAAGATCTCTCTGAGCGCCTTCCCTCCACACCTCAGCCCGTCCTCTGGGTCCTCCCCCTTGCTGGAGTCGTCATATGAGTGGAAGGCCAACAAGAAGAGCTTGCACCCGACCACGGTTCCATACCACACGGAATCAGTGAGCAGCGGGCCATCGGCGGAGGAGTTTGACTACAGTTCCTGGGACGCCATGTGCTACCTCGATCCCAGCAAGGCTGGGGACGAGGAGGACTTTGTGGTGGGCTTCTGGAACCCGTCAGAGGAGAACCTGGGGGTTGATCTCGGCAAGCAGACCATCTCGTATGACCTGCACACTGAGCAGTGCATAGCTGACAAAAGCATTGCTGACTGTGTGGAGGCATTGCTGGGATGTTATCTGACCAGCTGTGGAGAGAGAGCGGCCCAGATGTTTCTGTGCTCGCTGGGCCTCAAG GTGTTGCCgttggaggagggggtggtgaCGGGCCCCAGGCGGAGTCACGGGACCACGGCCGTGGATCTGTGCTACGGCTGGCTGAAGATCCCACCCCGCAGCATGCTGGACCACCCTGACGCTGAGCACACGCTCCACCATCTCATCTCTGGCTTTGAGAACTTTGAGAGGAAGATCAATTATACGTTTCAGAACaaggcctacctgctgcaggcCTTCACCCACGCTTCCTACCATTACAACACCATCACAG ATTGTTAccagcggctggagttccttggCGACGCCATTCTAGACTACCTCATAACCAAGCACCTTTATGAAGATCCCCGGCAGCACTCCCCCGGCGTGCTGACCGACCTGCGCTCGGCACTGGTCAACAACACCATTTTTGCCTCGCTGGCAGTCAAGTACGACTACCACAAGTACTTCAAGGCCATCTCACCAGAGCTGTTCCACGTCATCGATGACTTTGTGCAGTTTCAGTTGGAGAAGAACGAGATGCAGGGAATGGATTCCGAG CTTCGGCGCTCCGAAGAAGacgaggaaaaggaggaagacatcGAGGTGCCAAAGGCCATGGGAGACATCTTTGAGTCGCTGGCAGGGGCCATTTACATGGACAGCAGAATGTCCCTGGAAACGGTGTGGCAGATTTATTATCCAATGATGAGGCCGCTCATAG AGAAATTCTCCGCCAATGTGCCGCGCTCGCCGGtgagggagctgctggagatggagcCAGAAACGGCCAAATTCAG CCCTGCCGAGCGGACCTACGACGGGAAGGTGCGGGTGACGGTGGAAGTCGTGGGGAAGGGCAAGTTTAAAGGAGTCGGCCGCAGCTACCGGATCGCCAAGTCCGCAGCAGCCCGTCGAGCTCTGCGCAGCCTCAAAGCCAACCAACCTCAGGTGCAGATGAGCTGA
- the dicer1 gene encoding endoribonuclease Dicer isoform X1, with product MAGLQLVTPAASPMGPFFGLPWQQEAIHDNIYTPRKYQVELLEAALEHNTIVCLNSGSGKTFIAVLLTKELSHQIRGCYREAAKRTVFLVNTAASVAEQAAAVRTHSDLQVGEYSDLEKMTWTDQRWSQEMTENQVLVMTCHIFLYILKRQILLLSKINLVVFDDCHLAIADHPYCEIMKYFEGVTNSPRILGLTASILNGKCDPSELEEKIQNLERTLKSNAETATDLVVLDRYASQPREMVLDCGPYVDKSGLCSRLQAELDEALRFLGDCNICVTREDHNPTFISKQVLADCLAVLQVLGPWCADKAAGIMVRELQKYIKHEQEELSRKFLLFTDTILRKVHALCEEHFSPTSLDLKFVTPKVLRLLEILREYKPFERQQFESVEWYNNRNQDNYVSWSDSEDEDEDEDVEAKERPEANFPSPFTNILCGIIFVERRYTAVVLNRLIKEAGKQDPELAYISSNFITGHSIGKYQLRNKQMEVEFRKQEEVLRKFRAHETNLLIATSIVEEGVDIPKCNLVVRFDLPTEYRSYVQSKGRARAPVSNYIMLADSERTKVFKEDLSTYKAIEKILRNKCSKSVEVSEFEVEQVFDDDYIIPPYVLRSEDGGPRVTVNTAIGHINRYCARLPSDPFTHLAPKCKTVEIQSGLFQSRLYLPINSPLRIPVKGPIMNCIRLAEKAVALLCCEKLHKIGELDDHLMPVGKETVKYEEELDLHDEEETSVPGRPGSTKRRQCYPKAIPECLWDSYAVLDQIYYLYVIGMVLTTPLPDELNFRRRKLYPPEDTTRCFGILTAKPIPQIPHFPVYTRSGEVTISIELQKSGFSLTAAQLDLITRLHHYIFSHILRLEKPALEFKPLQADSAYCVLPLNIVGNSNTLDMDFQFMEDIEKSEARTGIPTTQYTKQNPFSFKLEDYQDAVIIPRYRNFDQPHRFYVADVYTDLTPLSKFPSPEYETFAEYYKTKYNLDLTNLNQPLLDVDHTSSRLNLLTPRHLNQKGKALPLSSAEKRKAKWESLQNKQILVPELCAIHPIPASLWRKAVCLPSILYRLHCLLTAEELRAQTAIEAGVGARTLPPDFRYPNLDFGWKRSIDGKTFQSSPECFSKDAEDPCKDQVTRSLSSPTTKSPCEPAEATCVMNSINSTARLACDDGRLNTEHLHQYENCQTSKSSTPVLQSPESIQRATSVCMQPSYSSQELSSSPQLRSDEHATGRTSDHNDKATSVCAWEAAAVSVLTAPCFDPRIAAQHRSESGDKSLGPNPGLILQALTLSNASDGFNLERLEMLGDSFLKHAITTYLFCTYPDAHEGRLSYMRSKKVSNCNLYRLGKKKGLPSRMVVSIFDPPVNWLPPGYIVNQEKSNNDKLDCAETKEENLSNGQSGNDYNEEEEEVEELEDELMLKDEPKDDVNMEEDLEYYKEHIKFIDNMLLGSGAFGKKISLSAFPPHLSPSSGSSPLLESSYEWKANKKSLHPTTVPYHTESVSSGPSAEEFDYSSWDAMCYLDPSKAGDEEDFVVGFWNPSEENLGVDLGKQTISYDLHTEQCIADKSIADCVEALLGCYLTSCGERAAQMFLCSLGLKVLPLEEGVVTGPRRSHGTTAVDLCYGWLKIPPRSMLDHPDAEHTLHHLISGFENFERKINYTFQNKAYLLQAFTHASYHYNTITDCYQRLEFLGDAILDYLITKHLYEDPRQHSPGVLTDLRSALVNNTIFASLAVKYDYHKYFKAISPELFHVIDDFVQFQLEKNEMQGMDSELRRSEEDEEKEEDIEVPKAMGDIFESLAGAIYMDSRMSLETVWQIYYPMMRPLIEKFSANVPRSPVRELLEMEPETAKFSPAERTYDGKVRVTVEVVGKGKFKGVGRSYRIAKSAAARRALRSLKANQPQVQMS from the exons ATGGCAGGCCTACAGTTAGTCACCCCTGCCGCTTCGCCCATGGGACCTTTCTTTGGTTTGCCTTGGCAGCAGGAGGCTATCCATGACAACATCTACACACCTAGGAAATATCAG GTAGAACTTCTCGAAGCAGCTCTCGAACACAACACTATCGTCTGCTTGAATTCTGGCTCAGGGAAGACGTTTATTGCAGTACTCCTAACAAAAGAGCTCTCCCACCAAATCCGAGGATGTTACAGGGAGGCTGCAAAACGGACCGTTTTTCTGGTGAACACAG CTGCGTCTGTAGCGGAGCAAGCAGCCGCAGTCAGGACTCATTCCGACCTCCAGGTGGGAGAGTACTCGGACCTTGAGAAGATGACATGGACCGACCAACGTTGGAGTCAGGAGATGACTGAGAATCAG GTGCTGGTCATGACCTGCCAcatatttttgtacattttgaaAAGGCAAATCCTGCTTTTGTCTAAAATCAACCTGGTGGTGTTTGACGACTGTCACCTGGCCATCGCTGACCATCCCTACTGTGAGATAATGAAG TATTTTGAGGGTGTTACCAACAGCCCTCGCATTTTGGGCCTGACCGCTTCCATTTTGAATGGAAAGTGCGACCCGTCAGAACTAGAGGAAAAGATCCAGAATCTGGAGAGGACCCTGAAGAGCAACGCTGAAACGGCCACTGATCTTGTGGTCCTGGACAG ATACGCGTCCCAGCCCAGGGAGATGGTTCTGGACTGTGGCCCTTATGTTGACAAGAGTGGCCTCTGCTCCCGGCTGCAGGCTGAACTGGACGAAGCTTTACGGTTCCTGGGTGACTGCAACATCTGCGTGACCAGAGAGGACCACAACCCCACCTTCATCTCCAAACAA GTTTTGGCCGACTGCTTGGCTGTACTGCAGGTGCTTGGGCCCTGGTGTGCAGACAAGGCGGCTGGCATCATGGTACGAGAGCTTCAAAAGTACATCAAAcatgagcaggaggagctcagtCGCAAATTCCTGCTCTTCACCGACACAATCCTGCGCAAAGTTCATGCCCTTTGCGAGGAGCAtttctcccccacctctctggaCCTCAAGTTTGTGACCCCAAAGGTCCTCCGGCTGCTGGAGATCTTGCGAGAGTACAAGCCTTTTGAGCGGCAGCAGTTTGAAAGTGTGGAGTGGTACAACAACCGGAATCAGGACAACTATGTCTCCTGGAGCGActctgaggatgaggatgaagatgaggacgtTGAGGCCAAAGAGAGGCCTGAAGCCAATTTCCCTTCACCCTTCACGAACATCCTCTGTGGCATTATCTTTGTGGAGAGGCGGTACACCGCCGTTGTCCTAAACCG GCTTATCaaagaggcaggaaaacaggacCCGGAGTTGGCTTATATCAGCAGCAACTTCATCACCGGCCACAGCATTGGCAAATACCAGCTCCGGAACAAGCAGATGGAAGTGGAgttcaggaaacaggaagag GTCCTCCGCAAATTCCGAGCGCACGAAACCAACCTACTGATTGCCACAAGCATCGTTGAGGAAGGCGTGGACATTCCCAAGTGTAACCTGGTGGTGCGCTTCGACCTGCCTACAGAGTACAGGTCCTATGTCCAGTCCAAAGGCAGAGCCCGGGCGCCGGTGTCCAACTACATCATGCTGGCTGACAGTGAGAGGACCAAGGTCTTTAAAGAAGATCTCAGTACCTACAAAGCCATAGAGAAG ATCTTAAGAAACAAGTGTTCCAAGTCAGTGGAAGTGAGCGAGTTTGAGGTGGAGCAAGTGTTCGACGATGACTACATCATCCCCCCATACGTTCTCCGTTCTGAGGACGGAGGACCCCGAGTCACCGTCAACACAGCCATTGGGCACATTAACAG GTATTGTGCGAGGCTTCCCAGCGATCCATTCACACACCTGGCACCCAAGTGTAAAACTGTGGAAATACAGAGCGGGCTCTTCCAGTCCAGGCTGTACTTGCCCATCAATTCCCCTCTGCGAATCCCCGTTAAG GGCCCCATCATGAACTGTATCAGGCTGGCCGAGAAAGCAGTCGCACTCTTGTGCTGTGAGAAACTCCACAAAATAG GGGAACTGGATGATCACCTGATGCCTGTGGGAAAAGAGACGGTGAAgtatgaggaggagctggaccttCACGATGAGGAGGAGACCAGTGTACCAGGCAGGCCTGGTTCCACCAAAAGGAGGCAGTGCTACCCGAAAGCA atccCTGAGTGTCTATGGGACAGTTATGCTGTGCTGGATCAGATATACTACCTGTATGTGATTGGAATGGTCCTCACCACCCCTCTACCAGATGAGCTCAACTTCCGCCGCAGGAAGCTCTACCCGCCCGAGGACACCACCAGGTGCTTTGGGATCCTCACAGCCAAACCGATACCTCAG ATCCCGCATTTTCCAGTGTACACCCGCTCCGGTGAGGTGACCATCTCCATTGAGCTGCAGAAATCTGGCTTCTCGCTCACTGCAGCTCAGCTGGACCTCATCACGCGCCTGCACCATTACATCTTTTCTCACATCCTGCGGCTGGAGAAACCTGCACTGGAGTTCAAGCCCTTGCAGGCCGACTCGGCATATTGTGTCTTACCTCTAAACATTG TTGGGAACTCCAACACACTAGACATGGACTTTCAGTTCATGGAAGACATTGAAAAGTCTGAGGCCCGTACTGGCATTCCTACTACACAGTACACCAAGCAGAATCCCTTCAGCTTCAAGCTGGAGGACTACCAGGATGCTGTCATTATTCCAAG gtaTCGCAACTTCGACCAGCCTCATCGCTTCTATGTTGCTGATGTGTATACAGACCTGACGCCGCTCAGCAAGTTCCCTTCCCCGGAATACGAGACATTTGCAGAGTACTACAAAACCAAGTACAACCTGGACCTCACCAACCTGAATCAACCACTCCTGGATGTGGACCACACCTCTTCCAG GCTGAACCTGCTAACCCCCCGACACTTGAACCAGAAGGGCAAAGCTTTGCCTCTCAGCAGTGCAGAAAAGAGGAAGGCAAAGTGGGAAAGCCTCCAAAACAAACAG ATCCTAGTTCCAGAACTCTGCGCTATCCACCCCATCCCCGCCTCCCTGTGGAGGAAGGCCGTGTGTCTGCCTAGCATCCTCTACCGCCTCCACTGCCTGCTGACCGCCGAAGAGCTTCGAGCTCAGACGGCTATTGAGGCTGGAGTGGGAGCACGGACCCTACCCCCAGACTTCAG ATATCCAAACCTTGACTTTGGCTGGAAGAGGTCGATTGATGGTAAAACCTTCCAGTCCTCTCCTGAGTGCTTCAGCAAGGATGCTGAAGATCCCTGTAAAGACCAGGTGACTCGATCCCTCAGCTCCCCCACCACCAAGTCTCCCTGTGAGCCAGCAGAAGCTACTTGTGTGATGAACTCAATCAATAGCACTGCCCGATTAGCCTGTGATGACGGCCGCCTCAACACTGAGCACCTTCACCAATATGAGAATTGCCAAACCTCCAAGTCCAGCACACCTGTACTGCAGAGCCCAGAATCCATACAAAGAGCTACCTCAGTCTGCATGCAGCCTTCTTACAGCTCACAAGAGCTCAGTTCCAGTCCTCAGCTACGGAGTGATGAACATGCGACTGGGAGGACCTCGGACCACAACGATAAAGCTACCTCAGTCTGCGCTTGGGAAGCCGCTGCCGTCAGTGTTCTCACTGCACCTTGTTTTGATCCGCGCATTGCCGCTCAACACAGATCTGAGTCTGGAGACAAAAGCCTGGGGCCCAACCCGGGTCTCATCCTGCAGGCCTTAACTCTGTCTAATGCCAGCGACGGCTTTAACCTGGAGCGGCTGGAGATGCTCGGGGACTCGTTCCTAAAACACGCCATCACCACATACCTTTTCTGTACCTACCCCGACGCTCACGAAGGACGTCTCAGCTATATGCGCAGCAAGAAG GTGAGCAACTGTAACCTGTACCGCCTGGGCAAGAAGAAGGGGCTTCCCAGCAGGATGGTTGTGTCCATCTTTGACCCCCCAGTTAACTGGCTTCCTCCAGGCTACATCGTCAACCAAGAAAAGAGCAATAACGACAAACTGGACTGTGCAGAG acCAAGGAGGAGAATCTGTCCAATGGGCAGTCAGGAAATGACTacaatgaggaagaggaggaggttgaggagctggaggatgagCTGATGCTCAAGGATGAGCCAAAAGATGATGTCAACATGGAAGAGGACCTGGAGTACTACAAAGAGCACATCAAGTTCATTGACAACATGTTGTTGGGATCTGGTGCGTTTGGTAAGAAGATCTCTCTGAGCGCCTTCCCTCCACACCTCAGCCCGTCCTCTGGGTCCTCCCCCTTGCTGGAGTCGTCATATGAGTGGAAGGCCAACAAGAAGAGCTTGCACCCGACCACGGTTCCATACCACACGGAATCAGTGAGCAGCGGGCCATCGGCGGAGGAGTTTGACTACAGTTCCTGGGACGCCATGTGCTACCTCGATCCCAGCAAGGCTGGGGACGAGGAGGACTTTGTGGTGGGCTTCTGGAACCCGTCAGAGGAGAACCTGGGGGTTGATCTCGGCAAGCAGACCATCTCGTATGACCTGCACACTGAGCAGTGCATAGCTGACAAAAGCATTGCTGACTGTGTGGAGGCATTGCTGGGATGTTATCTGACCAGCTGTGGAGAGAGAGCGGCCCAGATGTTTCTGTGCTCGCTGGGCCTCAAG GTGTTGCCgttggaggagggggtggtgaCGGGCCCCAGGCGGAGTCACGGGACCACGGCCGTGGATCTGTGCTACGGCTGGCTGAAGATCCCACCCCGCAGCATGCTGGACCACCCTGACGCTGAGCACACGCTCCACCATCTCATCTCTGGCTTTGAGAACTTTGAGAGGAAGATCAATTATACGTTTCAGAACaaggcctacctgctgcaggcCTTCACCCACGCTTCCTACCATTACAACACCATCACAG ATTGTTAccagcggctggagttccttggCGACGCCATTCTAGACTACCTCATAACCAAGCACCTTTATGAAGATCCCCGGCAGCACTCCCCCGGCGTGCTGACCGACCTGCGCTCGGCACTGGTCAACAACACCATTTTTGCCTCGCTGGCAGTCAAGTACGACTACCACAAGTACTTCAAGGCCATCTCACCAGAGCTGTTCCACGTCATCGATGACTTTGTGCAGTTTCAGTTGGAGAAGAACGAGATGCAGGGAATGGATTCCGAG CTTCGGCGCTCCGAAGAAGacgaggaaaaggaggaagacatcGAGGTGCCAAAGGCCATGGGAGACATCTTTGAGTCGCTGGCAGGGGCCATTTACATGGACAGCAGAATGTCCCTGGAAACGGTGTGGCAGATTTATTATCCAATGATGAGGCCGCTCATAG AGAAATTCTCCGCCAATGTGCCGCGCTCGCCGGtgagggagctgctggagatggagcCAGAAACGGCCAAATTCAG CCCTGCCGAGCGGACCTACGACGGGAAGGTGCGGGTGACGGTGGAAGTCGTGGGGAAGGGCAAGTTTAAAGGAGTCGGCCGCAGCTACCGGATCGCCAAGTCCGCAGCAGCCCGTCGAGCTCTGCGCAGCCTCAAAGCCAACCAACCTCAGGTGCAGATGAGCTGA